The Agrococcus carbonis genome has a window encoding:
- a CDS encoding TfoX/Sxy family protein: MTNRPETLERIRAAFEPLPIRLQPMFGEQAIYCDDRIFGFVCDDTLLLKLVPEAQELTAHLARGEAYPGSKPYGIVDDDAMDDVDWLHEVAQTIAATQPHKPKRPPRAR, translated from the coding sequence ATGACGAACCGGCCCGAGACGCTCGAGCGGATCCGCGCGGCGTTCGAGCCGCTGCCGATCCGGCTGCAGCCGATGTTCGGGGAGCAGGCGATCTACTGCGACGACCGCATCTTCGGGTTCGTCTGCGACGACACGCTGCTGCTCAAGCTCGTGCCCGAGGCGCAGGAGCTCACCGCGCACCTGGCTCGCGGCGAGGCGTACCCCGGGTCGAAGCCGTACGGCATCGTGGACGACGACGCGATGGACGACGTCGACTGGCTGCACGAGGTGGCGCAGACGATCGCGGCGACGCAGCCGCACAAGCCCAAGCGCCCGCCCCGGGCGAGGTGA
- a CDS encoding RecQ family ATP-dependent DNA helicase, with the protein MPKPQPDPIAAAAADYGWEQLREGQREAVELVLAGHDVLAVMPTGYGKSAIYQLAGRLTDRATIVVSPLIALQRDQVEQLDELGADGAVAVNSSQRVAENREAWEELEAGDAEFVFLAPEQLARDDVIERLRALRPSLVVVDEAHCVSAWGHDFRPDYLRLGHVIEALGHPTTIALTATAAPPVRDEIVERLRMRDARQVVRGFDRPNIFLEAHREHDDDDRRRAIVARAAAEAKPGLVYVATRKEAERVAEALREAGMAAEVYHAGMARAERERVHEAFTDGSAEVVAATSAFGMGIDKADVRFVLHAAPPDSPDSYYQEIGRAGRDGEPALAALYFRQEDFGLHRFRTAARPTPRCSPRSPSACGARSSRCRRSGCARAWTSGRPGSRPPSTCSSRPARSRRRTRASSSGERGPSRQRWRRPRGSPRRVAASTARGAT; encoded by the coding sequence ATGCCGAAGCCTCAGCCCGACCCCATCGCGGCAGCGGCCGCCGACTACGGCTGGGAGCAGCTGCGGGAGGGCCAGCGCGAGGCGGTCGAGCTCGTGCTCGCCGGCCACGACGTGCTCGCGGTCATGCCGACCGGCTACGGCAAGTCGGCGATCTACCAGCTCGCGGGCCGGCTCACCGATCGGGCGACGATCGTCGTCTCGCCCCTCATCGCGCTGCAGCGCGACCAGGTCGAGCAGCTCGACGAGCTCGGCGCCGACGGCGCCGTCGCGGTCAACTCCTCGCAGCGCGTCGCCGAGAACCGCGAGGCGTGGGAGGAGCTCGAGGCAGGCGACGCGGAGTTCGTCTTCCTCGCGCCCGAGCAGCTCGCGCGAGACGACGTCATCGAGCGGCTGCGAGCGCTGCGTCCCTCGCTCGTCGTGGTCGACGAGGCGCACTGCGTCTCGGCGTGGGGCCACGACTTCCGCCCCGACTACCTGCGGCTCGGCCACGTGATCGAGGCGCTCGGGCACCCGACGACGATCGCGCTCACCGCGACCGCCGCGCCGCCCGTGCGCGACGAGATCGTCGAGCGGCTGCGGATGCGCGACGCGCGGCAGGTCGTGCGCGGGTTCGACCGGCCCAACATCTTCCTCGAGGCGCACCGCGAGCACGACGACGACGATCGCCGCCGCGCGATCGTCGCGCGGGCCGCCGCCGAGGCGAAGCCCGGCCTCGTCTACGTCGCGACGCGCAAGGAGGCCGAGCGCGTCGCCGAGGCGCTGCGCGAGGCCGGCATGGCGGCCGAGGTCTACCACGCCGGCATGGCGCGAGCCGAGCGCGAGCGGGTGCACGAGGCGTTCACGGATGGGTCGGCCGAGGTCGTGGCGGCGACCTCGGCGTTCGGGATGGGCATCGACAAGGCCGACGTGCGGTTCGTGCTGCACGCGGCACCGCCCGACTCGCCCGACTCGTACTACCAGGAGATCGGCCGCGCCGGCCGGGACGGAGAGCCCGCGCTCGCCGCGCTCTACTTCCGCCAGGAGGACTTCGGCCTCCACCGCTTCCGCACGGCGGCACGGCCGACACCGAGATGCTCACCAAGGTCGCCGAGCGCGTGCGGCGCGCGAAGCAGCCGGTGCCGCCGCAGCGGCTGCGCACGCGCCTGGACGTCGGGGCGACCCGGCTCACGGCCGCCGTCAACCTGCTCGAGCAGGCCGGCGCGATCGAGACGACGGACGAGGGCGAGCTCGTCTGGCGAGAGGGGACCGTCGCGCCAGCGGTGGAGGAGGCCGCGCGGCTCGCCGAGGCGCGTCGCCGCGTCGACCGCTCGCGGGGCGACATGA
- a CDS encoding gamma-glutamyltransferase family protein, with product MMRTRPELTGSFGAVASTHWLASSSGMAVLERGGNAADAAVAAGFVLHVVEPHLNGPGGDLPLIVRVPGQAPRVLSGQGVTPAAATIERMRAEGVEHIPGTGLLAAVVPGAVPAWLTLLRDHGTWAPADVLEFAIELADRGHRVLPRVARTIAGRAAFFREHWAASAALWADPEPEAWATIRNPALAETYRRLADAGRGLGRDAACDAAIAAWSEGFVAEAIDRHARQPVMDSSGDAHAGLLTGDDLAGWRPNWEETMSLPWRGTTVHKAGAWTQGPALLAQLGMLEPLLPERADAFDADLVHAAVEAAKLAFADRDAWFGDGADLTRLLEPGYLAERRALIGESASLELRPGALRGEPRLPRVGAVDALAEGPGVGPVGTGTATASAAGTGEPTRGDTCHIDVVDRDGLVISATPSGGWLQSSPAIAELGFCLGTRAQMLWLEPDLTTSLAPRIRPRTTLSPTMLVDDDGAAAALGTPGGDQQDQWQLTMLLAMRVLGRTPQAAIDAPSWHITHLVSSFDPRVWEPGGLHVESRLGESTIAELRRRGHRVTDAGPWSLGRLSFASHEPGLPGDGPTIRAASNARGEQGYAALR from the coding sequence ATGATGCGCACACGCCCCGAGCTCACCGGTTCCTTCGGCGCGGTCGCCTCGACGCACTGGCTCGCCTCCTCGAGCGGCATGGCCGTGCTCGAGCGCGGCGGCAACGCGGCGGATGCGGCGGTCGCGGCGGGCTTCGTGCTGCACGTCGTCGAGCCCCACCTCAACGGTCCCGGCGGCGATCTCCCCCTCATCGTCCGGGTGCCCGGCCAGGCGCCGCGCGTGCTGAGCGGCCAGGGCGTGACCCCCGCGGCGGCCACGATCGAGCGGATGCGCGCCGAGGGCGTCGAGCACATCCCGGGCACCGGCCTGCTCGCGGCGGTGGTGCCCGGCGCCGTGCCCGCGTGGCTCACGCTGCTGCGCGACCACGGCACCTGGGCGCCGGCCGACGTGCTCGAGTTCGCGATCGAGCTCGCCGACCGCGGGCATCGCGTGCTGCCGCGGGTCGCGCGCACGATCGCCGGTCGGGCGGCCTTCTTCCGCGAGCACTGGGCCGCGTCGGCGGCGCTCTGGGCCGACCCGGAGCCCGAGGCGTGGGCGACGATCCGCAACCCGGCGCTCGCCGAGACCTACCGCCGCCTCGCCGATGCCGGCCGCGGCCTCGGGCGCGACGCCGCGTGCGATGCCGCGATCGCTGCGTGGAGCGAGGGCTTCGTCGCCGAGGCGATCGACCGGCACGCGCGCCAGCCCGTCATGGACTCCTCGGGCGACGCGCACGCGGGGCTGCTGACGGGCGACGACCTCGCCGGGTGGCGCCCGAACTGGGAGGAGACGATGTCGCTCCCCTGGCGCGGCACGACCGTGCACAAGGCGGGGGCGTGGACGCAGGGGCCCGCGCTGCTGGCCCAGCTCGGCATGCTCGAGCCGCTGCTGCCGGAGCGCGCCGACGCGTTCGACGCCGACCTCGTGCACGCGGCCGTCGAGGCGGCCAAGCTCGCCTTCGCCGACCGCGACGCCTGGTTCGGCGACGGCGCCGACCTCACCCGCCTGCTCGAGCCCGGCTACCTCGCCGAGCGGCGCGCCCTGATCGGCGAGTCGGCGTCGCTCGAGCTGCGGCCGGGCGCGCTCCGCGGCGAGCCGCGCCTGCCGCGCGTGGGCGCCGTCGACGCGCTCGCCGAGGGCCCGGGGGTCGGGCCGGTCGGCACCGGCACGGCCACCGCATCCGCCGCCGGCACGGGCGAGCCGACCCGCGGCGACACGTGCCACATCGACGTCGTCGACCGCGACGGCCTCGTCATCTCGGCGACCCCATCGGGCGGCTGGCTGCAGTCGAGCCCCGCGATCGCCGAGCTCGGCTTCTGCCTCGGCACGCGCGCCCAGATGCTGTGGCTCGAACCGGACCTCACCACGAGCCTCGCCCCGCGCATCCGCCCCCGCACGACGCTCTCGCCGACGATGCTCGTCGACGACGACGGCGCGGCCGCCGCGCTCGGCACGCCCGGCGGCGACCAGCAGGACCAGTGGCAGCTGACCATGCTGCTCGCGATGCGGGTGCTCGGGCGCACGCCGCAGGCCGCGATCGACGCGCCCTCGTGGCACATCACGCACCTCGTGTCGTCGTTCGACCCGCGCGTGTGGGAGCCCGGCGGCCTGCACGTCGAGTCGCGGCTCGGGGAATCGACGATCGCCGAGCTGCGCCGCCGCGGCCACCGGGTGACGGATGCGGGTCCCTGGTCGCTCGGACGCCTCTCGTTCGCCTCCCACGAGCCGGGCCTGCCCGGGGATGGACCCACGATCCGCGCGGCCTCGAACGCGCGCGGCGAGCAGGGCTACGCAGCGCTGCGCTGA
- a CDS encoding DUF3553 domain-containing protein, whose product MMRGYAETSGCRRRFLLGYFGEELPELCGACDTCRSGAAARALEEREESDRVEGDWPVGAEVRHEAWGDGSVVSDDGDRITVLFDEAGYRTLSLEAVAETGVLTRR is encoded by the coding sequence ATGATGCGCGGCTACGCCGAGACCTCGGGCTGCCGCCGCCGCTTCCTGCTCGGCTACTTCGGCGAGGAGCTGCCCGAGCTGTGCGGTGCGTGCGACACGTGCCGCAGCGGCGCGGCCGCGCGCGCCCTCGAGGAGCGCGAGGAGAGCGACCGCGTGGAGGGCGACTGGCCGGTGGGCGCCGAGGTGCGCCACGAGGCCTGGGGCGACGGGAGCGTCGTCAGCGACGACGGCGACCGCATCACGGTGCTCTTCGACGAGGCCGGCTATCGCACGCTCTCGCTCGAGGCCGTCGCCGAGACGGGCGTGCTCACGCGCCGCTGA
- a CDS encoding F0F1 ATP synthase subunit gamma → MGAQLRVYTQKIKSAQSTKKITKAMELIAASRIQKALVRVKASNPYARALTRAVSAVATYSNEAHPLTVERDELKRAAIVILTSDRGLAGAFNSQIIREAGELRAKLEAEGKEVDHYLVGNKAVGYFKFRQRPYVKEWTGISDAPTPEVAQEIAEAVLEAYVSEQVDEIHVVYNRFVSMMTQDPTTVRLLPLEVVEAEDASTAEHLPLYEFEPEPAQVLDALLPVYVESRIFNALLQSAAAKQAATQKAMKSASDNADKLITDYTRLRNNARQAEITTQISEIVGGADALASAK, encoded by the coding sequence ATGGGAGCCCAGCTCCGGGTCTATACGCAGAAGATCAAGTCTGCGCAGTCGACCAAGAAGATCACGAAGGCGATGGAGCTCATCGCTGCATCGCGCATCCAGAAGGCACTGGTCCGCGTCAAGGCGTCGAACCCGTACGCCCGAGCACTCACGCGCGCGGTGAGCGCGGTCGCCACGTACTCCAACGAGGCGCACCCGCTCACCGTGGAGCGCGATGAGCTCAAGCGGGCGGCGATCGTCATCCTGACGAGCGACCGCGGCCTCGCCGGCGCGTTCAACTCGCAGATCATCCGCGAGGCGGGCGAGCTGCGGGCGAAGCTCGAGGCGGAGGGCAAGGAGGTCGACCACTACCTGGTCGGCAACAAGGCCGTCGGCTACTTCAAGTTCCGCCAGCGGCCCTACGTCAAGGAGTGGACGGGCATCTCGGACGCCCCGACGCCCGAGGTGGCGCAGGAGATCGCCGAGGCCGTGCTCGAGGCCTACGTCTCCGAGCAGGTCGACGAGATCCACGTCGTCTACAACCGCTTCGTCAGCATGATGACGCAGGACCCGACGACCGTGCGGCTGCTGCCGCTCGAGGTCGTGGAGGCCGAGGATGCCAGCACCGCTGAGCACCTGCCGCTCTACGAGTTCGAGCCGGAGCCCGCGCAGGTGCTCGACGCCCTGCTGCCGGTCTACGTCGAGAGCCGCATCTTCAACGCCCTCCTGCAGTCGGCCGCCGCGAAGCAGGCAGCCACGCAGAAGGCGATGAAGTCGGCCTCCGACAACGCCGACAAGCTCATCACCGACTACACCCGCCTGCGCAACAACGCGCGCCAGGCCGAGATCACGACGCAGATCTCCGAGATCGTGGGCGGCGCGGACGCCCTCGCCTCGGCGAAGTAG
- the atpA gene encoding F0F1 ATP synthase subunit alpha, translated as MSELTISPDEIKGALADFVSSYEAQASTTAEVGHVIDAADGIAHVEGLPGVMANELVRFADGTLGLAQNLDETEIGVVVLGEFGGIEEGMEVTRTGEVLSVPVGEGYLGRVVDPLGNPIDGLGDIASSGRRALELQAPGVMQRKSVHEPLQTGIKAIDAMIPVGRGQRQLIIGDRQTGKTALAIDTIINQKANWESGDVNKQVRCIYVAVGQKGSTIASVKGALEDAGAMEYTTIVASPASDPAGFKYLAPYSGSAIGQHWMYEGKHVLIIFDDLSKQAEAYRAVSLLLRRPPGREAYPGDVFYLHSRLLERCAKLSDELGAGSMTGLPIIETKANDVSAYIPTNVISITDGQIFLQSDLFNANQRPAVDVGISVSRVGGDAQVKSIKSVSGTLKLELAQYRSLEAFAMFASDLDAASRRQLARGARLTELLKQPQYSPYPVEEQVVSIWAGTNGKFDDVEVSQVLQFESELLEHLRGNSDVLTKIRESNKLEDDVKAQLEREVDEFAKNWQGKETTSITDPGTEANNPMVEDVNQEQIVKGRR; from the coding sequence TTCGTCTCGTCCTACGAGGCCCAGGCCTCGACGACGGCCGAGGTCGGCCACGTCATCGACGCCGCCGACGGCATCGCGCACGTCGAGGGCCTGCCCGGCGTCATGGCCAACGAGCTCGTCCGCTTCGCGGACGGCACGCTCGGCCTCGCCCAGAACCTCGACGAGACCGAGATCGGCGTCGTCGTGCTCGGTGAGTTCGGTGGCATCGAGGAGGGCATGGAGGTCACCCGCACGGGCGAGGTCCTCTCCGTCCCCGTCGGCGAGGGCTACCTCGGCCGCGTCGTCGACCCGCTCGGCAACCCGATCGACGGCCTGGGCGACATCGCCTCGAGCGGTCGCCGCGCCCTCGAGCTGCAGGCGCCCGGCGTCATGCAGCGCAAGTCGGTGCACGAGCCGCTCCAGACCGGCATCAAGGCGATCGACGCCATGATCCCCGTCGGCCGCGGCCAGCGCCAGCTGATCATCGGCGACCGCCAGACCGGCAAGACGGCCCTCGCGATCGACACGATCATCAACCAGAAGGCCAACTGGGAGTCGGGCGACGTCAACAAGCAGGTGCGCTGCATCTACGTCGCCGTCGGCCAGAAGGGCTCGACCATCGCCTCCGTGAAGGGCGCGCTCGAGGACGCCGGCGCGATGGAGTACACCACCATCGTCGCCTCGCCCGCCTCCGACCCCGCCGGCTTCAAGTACCTCGCCCCCTACTCGGGCTCGGCCATCGGCCAGCACTGGATGTACGAGGGCAAGCACGTCCTGATCATCTTCGACGACCTGTCGAAGCAGGCCGAGGCCTACCGCGCGGTGTCGCTGCTGCTGCGTCGCCCGCCGGGCCGCGAGGCCTACCCCGGCGACGTCTTCTACCTGCACTCGCGCCTGCTCGAGCGCTGCGCGAAGCTCTCCGACGAGCTCGGCGCCGGCTCGATGACGGGCCTGCCGATCATCGAGACCAAGGCCAACGACGTCTCGGCGTACATCCCGACCAACGTGATCTCGATCACCGACGGCCAGATCTTCCTGCAGTCCGACCTCTTCAACGCCAACCAGCGTCCTGCGGTCGACGTCGGCATCTCGGTCTCGCGAGTCGGGGGCGACGCCCAGGTCAAGTCGATCAAGTCGGTCTCCGGCACGCTCAAGCTCGAGCTCGCCCAGTACCGCTCGCTCGAGGCCTTCGCGATGTTCGCATCCGACCTCGACGCCGCATCGCGCCGTCAGCTGGCGCGCGGCGCCCGCCTCACCGAGCTGCTCAAGCAGCCGCAGTACTCGCCGTACCCGGTGGAGGAGCAGGTCGTCTCGATCTGGGCCGGCACCAACGGCAAGTTCGACGACGTCGAGGTGAGCCAGGTGCTGCAGTTCGAGTCCGAGCTGCTCGAGCACCTGCGCGGCAACAGCGACGTGCTGACCAAGATCCGCGAGAGCAACAAGCTCGAGGACGACGTCAAGGCTCAGCTGGAGCGCGAGGTCGACGAGTTCGCCAAGAACTGGCAGGGCAAGGAGACGACGAGCATCACCGACCCCGGCACCGAGGCGAACAACCCGATGGTCGAGGACGTCAACCAGGAGCAGATCGTCAAGGGCCGTCGCTGA
- a CDS encoding YaaA family protein translates to MIVLLPPSETKAAGGTGASLTTAGLGYPGLAVARSRALAALDRLVAAGQDVSTPAKARAAADNAAVRTSPTMPAVERYTGVLYDALDAGSLAPAARRWVDEHVVIQSALLGFVRAGDLIPAYKVSEHSKLPGERMRELWAHAGDELSGFALDLRSKAYAQLAPVAGAVPVEIVSPEGKALNHWNKAGKGAFVRALAESGAEAGSADALVAWAAEASVPLTRTDAGLRLVVQDPRLAAATR, encoded by the coding sequence GTGATCGTCCTCCTGCCGCCCAGCGAGACGAAGGCGGCAGGCGGGACGGGCGCCAGCCTCACGACGGCCGGCCTGGGATATCCCGGGCTGGCCGTCGCCCGTTCCCGGGCACTGGCTGCGCTCGACCGCCTGGTCGCCGCGGGGCAGGACGTCTCGACGCCCGCCAAGGCTCGCGCCGCCGCCGACAACGCGGCCGTCCGCACGTCGCCGACGATGCCCGCCGTCGAGCGCTACACGGGTGTGCTCTACGACGCGCTCGACGCCGGCTCGCTCGCGCCGGCCGCGCGGCGCTGGGTCGACGAGCACGTCGTGATCCAGTCGGCGCTGCTCGGGTTCGTGCGCGCCGGCGACCTCATCCCGGCCTACAAGGTCTCCGAGCACTCGAAGCTGCCGGGCGAGCGGATGCGCGAACTCTGGGCGCACGCGGGCGACGAGCTCTCGGGCTTCGCGCTCGACCTGCGGTCGAAGGCCTACGCGCAGCTCGCGCCGGTCGCGGGCGCCGTGCCCGTCGAGATCGTCTCGCCCGAGGGCAAGGCGCTCAACCACTGGAACAAGGCGGGCAAGGGCGCGTTCGTGCGCGCGCTCGCCGAGTCCGGCGCAGAGGCAGGGTCGGCGGATGCGCTCGTCGCGTGGGCCGCGGAGGCCTCGGTGCCCCTCACGCGCACCGACGCCGGCCTGCGGCTCGTCGTGCAGGACCCGCGACTGGCGGCCGCCACTCGCTGA
- a CDS encoding aldo/keto reductase produces the protein MTRTLGTSSIEVSPIGLGCNNFGRKGTRTEDQAGTDAVIHAAIDHGITLFDTADIYGNPATTSETLMGVALAKAGSAARDKVVLATKWGHQDLLIEGTEAWGAKGARPYIRKAVEASLRRLQTDRIDLYQLHTPDPATPIEETVRALDELVAEGKIRAYGHSNFSAEQIAAAAEVETPNGFVSAQDEYSLVARGVEREVLPAVLEVGIGFLPYFPLANGLLSGKYSGGSGPADARLTKLKPQLLEQADWTRIAEYERIATDAGRTMLEATFQWLLAQPAVTSVIAGATRPEQVAQNAAAGEGTLDAATVEEISGLFA, from the coding sequence ATGACGCGCACGCTCGGAACCAGCTCGATCGAGGTCTCGCCCATCGGCCTCGGATGCAACAACTTCGGCCGCAAGGGCACCCGCACCGAGGACCAGGCGGGCACGGACGCCGTCATCCACGCCGCGATCGACCACGGCATCACGCTGTTCGACACCGCCGACATCTACGGCAACCCCGCCACGACCTCGGAGACGCTCATGGGCGTCGCGCTCGCGAAGGCGGGCAGCGCCGCGCGCGACAAGGTCGTGCTCGCGACGAAGTGGGGCCACCAGGATCTGCTGATCGAGGGCACCGAGGCGTGGGGCGCGAAGGGCGCGCGCCCCTACATCCGCAAGGCCGTCGAGGCGTCGCTGCGCCGCCTGCAGACCGACCGCATCGACCTCTACCAGCTGCACACGCCCGACCCGGCCACGCCGATCGAGGAGACGGTGCGGGCGCTCGACGAGCTCGTCGCCGAGGGCAAGATCCGCGCCTACGGCCACTCGAACTTCAGCGCCGAGCAGATCGCCGCCGCCGCCGAGGTCGAGACCCCGAACGGCTTCGTCTCGGCGCAGGACGAGTACTCGCTCGTCGCCCGCGGGGTCGAGCGCGAGGTGCTGCCGGCGGTGCTCGAGGTCGGCATCGGCTTCCTGCCCTACTTCCCGCTCGCGAACGGCCTGCTCTCGGGCAAGTACTCGGGCGGCAGCGGCCCGGCCGACGCACGCCTCACGAAGCTCAAGCCGCAGCTGCTCGAGCAGGCCGACTGGACGCGCATCGCCGAGTACGAGCGGATCGCGACCGACGCCGGCCGCACGATGCTCGAGGCGACCTTCCAGTGGCTGCTCGCGCAGCCGGCGGTGACGAGCGTCATCGCGGGCGCGACGCGTCCCGAGCAGGTCGCGCAGAACGCTGCGGCCGGCGAGGGCACCCTCGACGCCGCGACGGTCGAGGAGATCTCGGGGCTGTTCGCCTGA
- a CDS encoding F0F1 ATP synthase subunit epsilon — protein sequence MALTVSIVSAAEEVWTGEATQVIAKTVEGEIGILKGHEPVLAVLADEGQVRVTDASGTVHTVEAADGFLSVDHDRVEIVARNAKLA from the coding sequence ATGGCTCTGACCGTCAGCATCGTGTCGGCGGCCGAAGAGGTCTGGACGGGCGAGGCCACCCAGGTCATCGCGAAGACCGTCGAGGGCGAGATCGGCATCTTGAAGGGCCACGAGCCGGTGCTCGCGGTGCTCGCCGACGAGGGCCAGGTGCGCGTCACCGACGCCTCGGGCACGGTGCACACGGTCGAGGCGGCCGACGGCTTCCTCTCGGTCGACCACGACCGCGTCGAGATCGTCGCGCGGAACGCCAAGCTCGCGTGA
- the atpD gene encoding F0F1 ATP synthase subunit beta, whose amino-acid sequence MTITDTTETSQTQAGVGRVARVTGPVVDIEFPHDAIPAVYNALKTTVDFGDGTEPQEITLEVAQHLGDDLVRAIALKPTDGLVRGQEVRDTGEPIMVPVGDVTKGKVFNVIGEPLNLADGETLEVSERWSIHRQAPSFDQLESKTQLFETGIKVIDLLTPYVQGGKIGLFGGAGVGKTVLIQEMIQRVAQDHGGVSVFAGVGERTREGNDLIHEMEEAGVFDKTALVFGQMDEPPGTRLRVALSALTMAEYFRDVQKQDVLLFIDNIFRFTQAGSEVSTLLGRMPSAVGYQPNLADEMGILQERITSTRGHSITSLQAIYVPADDYTDPAPATTFAHLDATTELSREIASKGLYPAVDPLTSTSRILDPRYLGEDHYRVATTVKQILQKNKELQEIIAILGVDELSEEDKIVVNRARRIQQFLSQNTYMAKKFTGVEGSTVPLKETIESFDAIAKGEFDHVAEQAFFNVGAISDVEAKWAQIQKENG is encoded by the coding sequence ATGACCATCACTGACACCACCGAGACCTCGCAGACGCAGGCCGGCGTCGGTCGCGTCGCTCGCGTGACCGGTCCCGTCGTCGACATCGAGTTCCCGCACGACGCGATCCCCGCCGTCTACAACGCGCTCAAGACGACCGTCGACTTCGGCGACGGCACCGAGCCGCAGGAGATCACGCTCGAGGTCGCGCAACACCTCGGCGACGACCTCGTGCGCGCCATCGCCCTCAAGCCGACCGACGGCCTCGTGCGCGGCCAGGAGGTGCGCGACACCGGCGAGCCGATCATGGTGCCCGTCGGCGACGTCACCAAGGGCAAGGTGTTCAACGTCATCGGCGAGCCGCTCAACCTCGCCGACGGCGAGACGCTCGAGGTGAGCGAGCGCTGGTCGATCCACCGCCAGGCGCCCTCGTTCGACCAGCTCGAGTCGAAGACGCAGCTGTTCGAGACCGGCATCAAGGTCATCGACCTCCTCACCCCCTACGTGCAGGGCGGCAAGATCGGCCTCTTCGGCGGTGCGGGCGTCGGCAAGACCGTCCTCATCCAGGAGATGATCCAGCGCGTCGCGCAGGACCACGGCGGTGTCTCGGTGTTCGCCGGCGTCGGCGAGCGCACGCGTGAGGGCAACGACCTCATCCACGAGATGGAGGAGGCGGGCGTCTTCGACAAGACCGCCCTCGTCTTCGGCCAGATGGACGAGCCCCCGGGCACGCGTCTGCGCGTGGCCCTGTCGGCGCTCACGATGGCGGAGTACTTCCGCGACGTGCAGAAGCAGGACGTGCTGCTCTTCATCGACAACATCTTCCGCTTCACGCAGGCCGGCTCCGAGGTCTCGACGCTGCTGGGCCGCATGCCGAGCGCCGTCGGCTACCAGCCGAACCTCGCCGACGAGATGGGCATCCTGCAGGAGCGCATCACGTCGACCCGCGGTCACTCGATCACGTCGCTGCAGGCCATCTACGTGCCCGCCGACGACTACACCGACCCGGCCCCGGCCACGACGTTCGCGCACCTCGACGCGACGACCGAGCTGAGCCGCGAGATCGCGTCGAAGGGCCTCTACCCGGCCGTCGACCCGCTCACCTCGACCAGCCGCATCCTCGACCCCCGCTACCTCGGCGAGGACCACTACCGCGTCGCGACGACGGTCAAGCAGATCCTCCAGAAGAACAAGGAGCTGCAGGAGATCATCGCGATCCTCGGTGTCGACGAGCTGTCCGAGGAGGACAAGATCGTCGTGAACCGCGCGCGCCGCATCCAGCAGTTCCTCTCGCAGAACACCTACATGGCGAAGAAGTTCACCGGTGTCGAGGGCTCCACGGTGCCGCTCAAGGAGACGATCGAGTCGTTCGACGCGATCGCCAAGGGCGAGTTCGACCACGTGGCCGAGCAGGCGTTCTTCAACGTCGGCGCGATCTCGGACGTCGAGGCCAAGTGGGCGCAGATCCAGAAGGAGAACGGCTGA